In a single window of the Bactrocera dorsalis isolate Fly_Bdor chromosome 2, ASM2337382v1, whole genome shotgun sequence genome:
- the LOC105229734 gene encoding cAMP-dependent protein kinase catalytic subunit 2, whose amino-acid sequence MQHNKMNNHQAAPNKQTVIFNPVVDYELVLSLFLEEFNGRWSNVQPSPETGLEGYEEITILGSGSFGQVALCKDKSTGDYYAAKLMLKEKIVKMKQVTHVHNEKRVLACIKFPFLIWLEFSRKDYDLLYLGLPFVNGGELFTYHRKMRKFNEKHARFYAAQVFLALEYLHFLHLIYRDLKPENVMIDKNGYIKITDFGFVKKVETRTMTLCGTPEYLAPEVIQSRPYGSCVDWWSFGVFIYEMVNGSSPFSPFNRDIMVMYGKICEGEYKMPQGFSSELKDLVENLLQVELSKRFGSLINGNKDIKNHDWFKSIDWFSILNQEMPAPYVPQIGHAEDLSNFDKYPEFKRGPKSKTCRYCEAFAEF is encoded by the exons ATGCAACACAACAAAATGAACAACCACCAAGCGGCGCCGAATAAGCAAACGGTAATTTTTAATCCGGTCGTTGACTACGAACTGGTGCTGTCGCTCTTTCTGGAAGAATTCAACGGGCGTTGGAGCAATGTGCAACCCTCACCTGAGACCGGACTCGAGGGCTATGAAGAAATAACCATACTCGGCTCGGGCTCTTTCGGCCAGGTG GCCTTATGCAAGGACAAGTCCACGGGCGATTATTATGCAGCGAAACTTATGCTGAAGGAGAAGATCGTCAAGATGAAGCAGGTGACACATGTGCATAATGAAAAACGCGTGCTGGCCTGCATCAAATTTCCCTTCCTCATTTGGCTGGAGTTCTCTCGCAAGGACTACGATCTGCTCTACTTGGGATTGCCATTCGTCAATGGCGGCGAATTGTTCACGTATCATCGCAA AATGCGCAAGTTCAATGAGAAGCACGCCCGCTTCTACGCCGCTCAAGTGTTTCTTGCTCTGGAGTATTTGCATTTCCTGCACCTGATCTACCGTGACTTGAAGCCCGAGAACGTAATGATCGATAAGAATGGTTACATCAAAATAACAGACTTCGGATTTGTTAAG AAAGTCGAGACGCGCACTATGACGCTGTGCGGTACGCCCGAGTACCTAGCGCCGGAGGTCATTCAGTCGCGACCCTACGGCTCGTGCGTGGACTGGTGGTCCTTTGGCGTATTCATTTACGAAATGGTCAATGGTTCGTCACCCTTCTCGCCCTTCAATCGCGACATAATGGTCATGTATGGCAAGATTTGTGAAGGCGAGTACAAAATGCCACAGGGCTTCAGCTCCGAACTGAAAGACTTGGTTGAGAATTTGCTGCAAGTCGAATTGTCGAAGAG atTTGGGAGCTTAATCAACGGCAATAAAGACATTAAAAACCACGATTGGTTCAAGTCCATCGATTGGTTTTCGATACTCAACCAGGAAATGCCAGCTCCCTACGTGCCACAGATTGGTCATGCCGAAGACTTGTCCAATTTTGATAAGTATCCGGAGTTTAAGCGTGGACCGAAGTCGAAAACTTGTCGTTATTGCGAGGCTTTTGCTGAATTTTAA